A region of Desulfolithobacter dissulfuricans DNA encodes the following proteins:
- a CDS encoding HypC/HybG/HupF family hydrogenase formation chaperone, with protein MCLAIPMRVVEIKGGTDSLLDPQIAIVDADGIRKEVRLDLVDRMPETGDYLIIHAGFAIHCLDAEEARTNLELMREMAEGLDQLPDKDKP; from the coding sequence ATGTGTCTTGCCATACCCATGCGGGTTGTTGAAATCAAGGGCGGCACCGACAGCCTGCTGGATCCGCAGATTGCCATTGTCGATGCCGACGGGATCAGAAAAGAGGTCCGACTGGACCTGGTGGACAGGATGCCGGAGACCGGCGACTACCTGATCATCCATGCCGGATTCGCCATCCACTGCCTGGACGCCGAAGAGGCCCGGACCAACCTGGAACTGATGCGGGAGATGGCCGAGGGTCTTGACCAGCTTCCAGACAAGGACAAGCCATGA
- a CDS encoding 4Fe-4S dicluster domain-containing protein translates to MTYEFKVSELAEEFGVHRNTIRNWITNGSLKAELGPGRRYIMKWEDYQALCEKFGRKPRFNPNQDYDPAVLQKMTAKATPPPLALDNNQKTLYEDPSWADVCLTCGTCASACPISGVDGLDPRKIVRMAFLGLEDELVSSDWPWKCTMCAKCEEACPMDVQIVQLMRRIRSRRERDKVPGPIHKGVVTCLERGNNLGIPKEDFLFLLEDLGEELAEEACPGFKTPVDEYGARLLVTVNSKEPFAEPDDMKWWWKIFYAAGESWTIASDNWEGVNWGLFSGDDEAMKTIVGRIVDNMRRLKCSALLLPEUGHAYFATRSGLQKWYPEALEEFQIYSVFDLLLEYINSGRITLDPAIHSKLTTYHDPCNYGRKSLKTFGHGYFEEGRIITRACCPDFVDMAPKGNGNYCCGAGGGAWAMPFAAERVYYGRIKARQIQETGAELVIAPCHNCRDQLMKSLNREYELGIEVKYLWELVADSLVLPEPATQTMDENE, encoded by the coding sequence ATGACCTATGAATTCAAGGTGAGTGAACTGGCTGAGGAGTTCGGTGTTCACCGAAATACCATACGTAACTGGATAACAAACGGATCGCTTAAGGCAGAACTCGGTCCGGGGCGCCGGTATATAATGAAGTGGGAGGACTACCAGGCGCTCTGTGAAAAATTCGGCCGCAAGCCGCGCTTTAACCCTAACCAGGATTATGATCCGGCGGTTTTGCAGAAAATGACGGCCAAGGCGACGCCTCCTCCTCTCGCTTTAGATAATAACCAGAAAACACTCTATGAAGATCCTTCCTGGGCTGACGTCTGTCTGACCTGCGGTACATGTGCCTCGGCCTGCCCTATTTCCGGTGTGGATGGGCTGGATCCGCGTAAGATTGTCCGCATGGCGTTTCTTGGCCTGGAAGATGAATTGGTCTCCTCTGACTGGCCCTGGAAATGTACCATGTGTGCCAAGTGCGAGGAAGCCTGTCCCATGGATGTGCAGATCGTGCAGCTTATGCGGCGCATTCGTTCCCGGCGCGAGCGGGACAAGGTCCCCGGGCCGATCCACAAGGGCGTGGTCACCTGTCTTGAGCGCGGTAATAATCTGGGTATTCCCAAGGAGGACTTTCTCTTCCTTCTCGAAGATCTGGGTGAGGAACTGGCTGAGGAAGCGTGTCCCGGCTTCAAGACACCAGTGGACGAGTATGGCGCGAGGCTCCTGGTTACGGTCAACTCAAAGGAGCCTTTTGCCGAGCCGGACGACATGAAGTGGTGGTGGAAAATTTTCTATGCCGCCGGCGAATCCTGGACCATTGCCTCCGATAACTGGGAAGGCGTCAACTGGGGCCTGTTCTCCGGGGACGATGAAGCGATGAAAACCATTGTCGGTCGCATTGTCGATAACATGCGACGACTTAAATGTTCCGCGCTACTCCTTCCCGAGTGAGGCCATGCCTACTTCGCGACCCGGTCCGGGTTGCAGAAATGGTACCCTGAAGCTCTTGAGGAGTTTCAGATCTACTCTGTTTTTGATCTGTTGCTTGAATATATCAACAGCGGACGTATCACCCTTGATCCTGCAATACATTCAAAGCTTACAACCTACCACGATCCGTGCAATTACGGTCGCAAATCGCTCAAAACCTTTGGTCACGGTTATTTCGAAGAAGGACGGATCATAACCCGCGCCTGCTGTCCTGATTTTGTCGATATGGCACCTAAGGGGAACGGGAACTACTGTTGCGGCGCAGGCGGTGGTGCCTGGGCAATGCCCTTTGCCGCGGAGCGCGTCTATTATGGCCGGATCAAGGCCCGGCAGATTCAGGAGACCGGAGCCGAACTGGTTATTGCTCCTTGCCACAACTGTCGTGATCAGCTGATGAAATCGCTGAACAGGGAGTACGAGCTCGGGATCGAGGTCAAGTATCTGTGGGAGCTGGTAGCAGATTCTCTTGTCCTGCCGGAGCCTGCAACGCAGACTATGGATGAAAACGAATGA
- a CDS encoding FAD-dependent oxidoreductase, whose amino-acid sequence MLKNKTIGSVMVVGGGVTGMQSALDLADAGYFVYLVERSGAIGGAMAQLDKTFPTNDCSMUIIAPKLVECGRHLNIELMTLCEVTEITGRAGNFKVTLKEHPRYVDMDKCIACGECASKCPKKVDDEYNAGTGKRKAIYVKYAQAVPLKYQIDPEACIWLNKPGRCGACAKVCPAGAINFDDTEKIHEIDVGSVILAPGFECFDPSGTEVFGYGQYPNVITSMQLERYLSASGPTEGHLVRPSDGKPVRKMAFLQCVGSRDENLCGNGYCSSVCCMYAIKEAVIAKDHVPGLQTSIFYMDMRTHGKEFDEYYQRAKNEAGVRFVRCRVNGVEPQGREGDLRLHYVNEQGQQIEEYFDLVVLSVGLETPKHVLELADKTGVRLTHHNFAAVSDFAPVSTSKAGIFTCGAFAGPKDIPQSVMEGSAAAAAAADTLAPARFELAREKTFPPERDILGEELRIGVFVCHCGSNIAGYVDVEDLAEYAATLPGVVHVERNLFTCSQDTQDLMVKVIQENKLNRIVVAACTPRTHEPLFHETIRAAGLNEYLFEMANIRNQNSWVHTGDKTAATQKAKDLTRMAVAKVTWQGPLENVAVPITQRALVIGGGIAGMAAALNLANQGFPVDLIERSAVLGGNGRHLHNTWSGEHIPLRLHRLVDKVTSHELITVRMETEVVAAEGYVGNFRSTIKNKIGLKETISHGVAIITTGASRLMPDEYGYREHKEVVSALEFDKLCEINDIHVRNSNSFVFIQCVGSRESDRNYCSKVCCTHSVQAAIELKKENSSRQVYILYRDMRTYGQRETLYKKARELGVVFINYELHGKPKVTRGKNGLVVEVWDHVLHRPLLINADMVILAAAIIPSAGAKKLAQLYKVPLDNHGFFQESHAKLRPVDFATDGLFVAGMAHYPKPVEESIAQALAASARAATLLSRNEITLDGIKAEVDPDNCDGCALCVDVCPYHAITLVEETDDEGQIHKRVAINKAHCKGCGLCQGTCPKRGVSVAGFSLKQLESQLEAALAV is encoded by the coding sequence ATGCTGAAAAACAAGACAATTGGTTCGGTAATGGTGGTTGGTGGCGGCGTTACAGGAATGCAGTCTGCCCTTGACCTTGCGGATGCAGGGTATTTTGTCTACCTGGTCGAGCGTTCAGGCGCCATTGGCGGAGCCATGGCTCAGCTGGACAAGACTTTCCCCACCAACGACTGCTCGATGTGAATTATCGCGCCTAAGTTGGTTGAGTGCGGTCGGCACTTAAATATAGAGTTGATGACGCTCTGCGAGGTAACGGAGATTACCGGCAGGGCAGGAAATTTCAAGGTAACGCTCAAGGAGCATCCCCGCTATGTGGACATGGACAAGTGTATTGCCTGCGGGGAGTGCGCGAGCAAATGTCCGAAAAAAGTTGATGACGAGTACAATGCGGGCACCGGAAAACGCAAGGCGATTTATGTAAAATATGCGCAGGCGGTACCCCTGAAATATCAGATTGATCCGGAAGCCTGTATATGGCTCAACAAGCCGGGAAGGTGTGGGGCTTGCGCCAAAGTATGCCCTGCCGGTGCCATTAATTTCGATGATACGGAAAAAATCCACGAGATTGATGTGGGTTCCGTTATCCTGGCACCTGGCTTTGAGTGTTTCGATCCATCGGGAACCGAGGTGTTTGGATACGGGCAGTATCCCAACGTGATCACCTCCATGCAGCTGGAGCGGTATCTTTCCGCCTCCGGTCCCACCGAGGGGCACCTGGTTCGCCCGTCGGACGGCAAGCCGGTGCGCAAGATGGCCTTTCTGCAGTGCGTTGGCAGCAGGGATGAAAATCTCTGCGGTAATGGCTACTGTTCCTCTGTCTGCTGCATGTACGCCATCAAAGAGGCTGTTATCGCCAAGGACCATGTGCCGGGGCTGCAGACATCCATCTTTTATATGGATATGCGGACCCACGGCAAGGAGTTTGACGAATACTATCAGCGGGCAAAAAACGAGGCCGGGGTCCGTTTCGTCCGGTGTCGGGTCAATGGCGTGGAGCCCCAGGGCAGGGAAGGCGATCTACGTCTCCATTATGTCAATGAACAGGGACAGCAGATCGAAGAGTACTTTGACCTGGTGGTTCTTTCCGTTGGCCTGGAAACACCGAAACATGTCCTGGAGCTGGCGGATAAGACCGGTGTCAGACTAACGCATCATAATTTTGCCGCTGTTTCCGACTTTGCCCCGGTTTCCACGTCCAAGGCCGGTATCTTCACCTGCGGCGCCTTTGCCGGTCCCAAGGATATTCCCCAGTCCGTCATGGAGGGTTCTGCAGCCGCCGCTGCAGCAGCCGATACTCTGGCACCGGCCAGGTTTGAGCTGGCCCGGGAAAAAACTTTTCCGCCTGAACGTGACATTCTTGGTGAAGAACTGCGCATCGGTGTTTTTGTCTGTCACTGTGGATCCAATATTGCCGGATACGTGGATGTGGAAGATCTGGCCGAGTATGCTGCCACTCTGCCGGGAGTTGTCCACGTGGAACGCAACCTCTTCACCTGCTCCCAGGACACCCAGGACCTGATGGTCAAGGTTATTCAGGAGAACAAGCTCAACAGAATCGTGGTGGCGGCCTGTACGCCCCGGACCCACGAACCGCTGTTTCATGAAACCATCAGGGCTGCCGGTCTCAATGAGTATCTCTTTGAGATGGCAAATATCCGCAACCAGAATTCCTGGGTCCACACCGGGGACAAGACTGCGGCAACACAAAAGGCCAAAGACCTGACCAGAATGGCTGTGGCCAAGGTTACCTGGCAGGGGCCACTTGAGAATGTGGCGGTTCCCATCACCCAGCGGGCTCTGGTTATCGGCGGTGGCATTGCCGGTATGGCTGCGGCGCTCAATCTTGCCAATCAGGGTTTTCCTGTTGACCTCATTGAAAGGAGCGCAGTGCTTGGTGGCAATGGACGGCATCTGCATAATACCTGGTCGGGCGAGCATATTCCGCTCAGGTTACACAGGCTGGTGGACAAGGTTACTTCCCATGAGCTGATCACGGTGCGCATGGAAACGGAAGTGGTTGCGGCCGAAGGGTATGTCGGTAATTTCCGGTCCACCATAAAAAACAAAATAGGCTTAAAAGAAACCATTTCCCATGGCGTTGCCATCATCACCACCGGTGCGAGCAGGTTGATGCCTGACGAGTACGGGTACCGTGAGCACAAGGAGGTGGTCTCTGCTCTTGAGTTTGACAAGCTGTGTGAGATCAACGACATTCATGTCAGGAACAGTAATTCCTTTGTCTTTATCCAGTGTGTTGGGTCGCGCGAGTCGGATCGTAACTACTGCTCAAAGGTCTGTTGTACCCACTCGGTGCAGGCAGCCATAGAGCTGAAAAAAGAAAATTCCTCCCGCCAGGTTTATATTCTGTACCGTGACATGCGGACGTATGGTCAGCGTGAGACACTGTACAAGAAGGCCAGGGAGCTGGGCGTTGTTTTTATCAATTACGAACTGCATGGCAAGCCAAAGGTTACCAGGGGGAAAAATGGTCTTGTAGTGGAAGTGTGGGACCATGTACTTCACAGACCGCTGCTGATCAATGCGGATATGGTCATCCTGGCAGCAGCTATTATTCCTTCCGCAGGGGCGAAAAAACTGGCCCAGCTGTACAAGGTGCCGCTGGATAACCATGGCTTCTTCCAGGAATCGCATGCCAAACTGCGGCCTGTCGATTTTGCAACGGACGGGCTCTTTGTCGCCGGTATGGCCCATTATCCCAAACCCGTTGAAGAATCCATCGCCCAGGCCCTGGCTGCTTCTGCAAGGGCGGCCACCTTACTGTCACGGAATGAAATAACCCTTGATGGTATCAAGGCTGAAGTTGATCCGGATAACTGTGACGGCTGCGCCCTGTGCGTTGATGTCTGTCCTTATCACGCCATTACCCTTGTGGAAGAGACGGATGACGAGGGGCAGATCCATAAACGTGTTGCCATCAACAAGGCCCATTGCAAGGGATGCGGCCTGTGTCAGGGGACCTGTCCCAAACGTGGCGTGTCTGTGGCCGGATTCTCCCTCAAGCAGCTCGAAAGTCAGCTTGAGGCGGCTCTTGCGGTGTGA
- the hypF gene encoding carbamoyltransferase HypF, producing MATPETRHLKISVQGIVQGVGFRPFVYNLAKKLALTGSVANTGQGVEIFISGPCRKTDRFLDLLKTEPPPLARISDIQVSDATQSPQADDFTIVPSADGSTKTTLISPDIATCTDCINDIFSSGNRRYHYPFTNCTNCGPRMTIIRHIPYDRTNTSMACFPMCPSCDGEYHDPTDRRFHAQPNACPRCGPVLSWHDRQGNRLCQDNKESLIHCASALAEGHIVVIKGLGGFHLAVDAASDESVRKLREKKNRYGKPLAVMAADLEKAGQVVFLGEEERELLSSQERPIVLAVKKENTLSPELAPGIRELGVMLPYTPLHHLLFTTPGCPQVLVMTSANLSDEPICTGNREALARLSGIADFFLFHNRDIVTRVDDSVARVVLGRKRMIRRSRGYVPVPLAIEGAERAILGCGAEQKNTFCLSRNGQAFVSQHIGDLKGPENMVFFEESIEYFRQVLEICPTEVACDLHGDYLSSRYAATLGLPLQRIQHHHAHAAAIMAEHDLDRGLAVIYDGAGLGDDATVWGGEILHVQGCRYERLAHLAHLALPGGDRATREIWRMGLSLLAGAGLDITRDSTLPGSLAAIPTGIRRTVATMMQKKINTPATSSVGRLFDAVASLLGIRQDVAFEGQAAMELETLAWSGWETTGPETASGRYSATITKKNNRLMLDYRPLVHWILEDLGREVPGPAIALSFHLWLVRSTLALLDHLSSRCSTSTILLGGGCFQNVLLLEMMTTGLEENGFRVFSGEQIPVNDGGIALGQVFITAITPSTITL from the coding sequence ATGGCGACACCTGAAACCAGACACTTGAAAATCAGCGTGCAGGGTATTGTTCAGGGGGTCGGTTTCAGACCGTTTGTCTATAACCTTGCAAAAAAACTTGCGTTAACCGGATCTGTGGCAAACACCGGTCAAGGAGTGGAGATCTTCATATCCGGACCTTGCCGAAAAACGGACAGGTTTCTGGATCTGCTCAAGACAGAGCCTCCGCCCCTGGCCCGTATTTCCGATATACAGGTCTCTGATGCAACGCAATCTCCGCAGGCCGACGACTTTACCATTGTGCCCAGTGCCGACGGATCGACAAAAACCACGCTTATCTCGCCGGATATCGCCACCTGTACCGACTGCATTAACGATATCTTCTCCTCCGGCAACCGCCGCTATCACTACCCCTTCACCAACTGCACCAACTGCGGTCCCAGGATGACCATCATCCGCCACATTCCCTATGACCGGACGAACACCTCCATGGCCTGTTTTCCCATGTGCCCTTCCTGCGATGGGGAATACCATGATCCGACCGACCGCCGCTTTCATGCCCAGCCAAACGCATGTCCCCGATGCGGGCCGGTGCTCAGCTGGCATGACCGCCAGGGCAACAGGCTCTGCCAGGATAATAAAGAAAGCCTGATCCACTGCGCCAGTGCCCTTGCAGAGGGCCATATCGTCGTCATCAAGGGGCTGGGTGGCTTTCACCTGGCCGTGGACGCGGCCTCGGACGAAAGCGTGCGTAAACTGCGGGAGAAAAAAAACCGCTATGGCAAGCCGCTGGCGGTCATGGCCGCAGACCTGGAAAAGGCCGGACAGGTTGTTTTTCTCGGAGAGGAGGAGCGGGAACTGCTCTCTTCCCAGGAACGGCCCATTGTCCTGGCAGTAAAAAAAGAGAACACCCTGTCACCGGAACTGGCCCCAGGGATCCGTGAACTGGGCGTCATGCTCCCCTACACCCCGCTGCATCACCTGCTCTTTACCACTCCAGGCTGCCCGCAGGTCCTGGTCATGACCTCTGCTAACCTCAGCGACGAACCCATCTGCACCGGCAACCGTGAAGCCCTTGCCAGACTGTCCGGAATCGCCGACTTTTTCCTGTTCCACAACCGGGATATCGTCACCAGGGTGGATGACTCGGTAGCCCGCGTGGTTCTGGGCCGGAAACGGATGATCCGCCGCTCCCGCGGCTACGTGCCGGTACCGCTTGCCATTGAGGGAGCCGAACGGGCCATCCTGGGCTGCGGCGCCGAACAGAAGAACACCTTCTGTCTTTCCAGGAATGGCCAGGCCTTTGTCAGCCAGCACATCGGCGACCTCAAAGGACCGGAGAACATGGTCTTTTTCGAGGAATCCATTGAGTATTTCCGCCAGGTCCTGGAGATCTGCCCCACCGAGGTGGCCTGCGACCTCCATGGCGACTACCTTAGCAGCCGCTACGCCGCCACCCTGGGTCTGCCACTTCAACGGATCCAGCATCACCACGCCCACGCCGCGGCCATCATGGCCGAGCATGACCTGGACCGGGGACTGGCGGTCATCTATGATGGTGCCGGCCTGGGCGATGACGCAACGGTATGGGGCGGAGAGATTCTCCACGTGCAGGGCTGCCGATACGAACGACTTGCCCATCTGGCTCACCTGGCCCTGCCCGGCGGGGACCGGGCCACCCGGGAGATATGGCGTATGGGTCTTTCGCTGCTGGCCGGAGCAGGCCTGGACATCACCCGGGACTCCACCCTGCCCGGTTCCCTGGCCGCAATCCCGACCGGGATCCGGCGGACCGTTGCGACGATGATGCAAAAAAAAATCAACACTCCGGCCACTTCCAGTGTCGGCCGGCTGTTCGACGCAGTGGCCTCCCTGCTCGGTATCCGCCAGGATGTCGCCTTTGAAGGCCAGGCCGCCATGGAGTTGGAGACCCTGGCCTGGAGTGGTTGGGAGACCACGGGCCCGGAGACGGCCAGTGGCCGCTACAGCGCCACCATCACAAAAAAGAACAACAGGCTAATGCTTGATTACCGCCCCCTGGTGCACTGGATACTGGAGGATCTTGGCCGGGAGGTTCCAGGGCCAGCCATTGCCCTGTCTTTTCATCTCTGGCTTGTGCGATCCACCCTTGCCCTGCTGGATCACCTTTCCTCCCGCTGCTCCACCTCCACCATTCTCCTTGGCGGCGGCTGCTTTCAGAACGTTCTGTTGCTGGAGATGATGACCACCGGGCTTGAAGAAAACGGATTTCGGGTCTTCAGCGGCGAACAGATACCGGTTAATGATGGCGGAATCGCCCTGGGCCAGGTATTCATAACAGCCATCACCCCTTCAACCATAACTCTTTGA
- a CDS encoding hydrogenase maturation protease, protein MHNNDRSRVAVFGCGNMLLGDDGFGPAVIAELQSRNDLPKHVFLEDVGTGIREYLFDFILAPELAPYQLIILDAVDFHGRKPGEVFTITPDTVPAQKIHDFSLHQFPTVNLLQELSEHTGTVVHIIAAQVEHIPKEIAPGLSSSMREAVREASEKVRQIIAESCPEKCEVTLP, encoded by the coding sequence ATGCACAATAACGATCGTTCGAGAGTTGCGGTTTTTGGCTGTGGCAACATGCTTCTTGGCGATGACGGATTCGGTCCTGCCGTCATAGCTGAATTGCAGTCCCGAAATGATCTGCCAAAACATGTTTTTCTCGAGGATGTCGGAACGGGGATCAGGGAATATCTCTTTGACTTTATCCTTGCGCCCGAGCTTGCGCCGTACCAGCTGATTATCCTGGACGCTGTTGACTTTCATGGGCGCAAGCCAGGAGAGGTGTTCACTATAACTCCTGATACTGTTCCTGCTCAAAAAATCCACGATTTTTCTCTTCACCAGTTTCCTACCGTTAATCTGCTGCAAGAACTTTCTGAACACACGGGTACCGTTGTTCATATTATTGCTGCTCAGGTTGAACATATTCCAAAAGAAATTGCACCTGGACTTTCCTCGTCCATGAGAGAGGCTGTCAGGGAGGCGAGTGAAAAAGTGAGACAGATAATTGCAGAAAGCTGCCCGGAAAAATGTGAGGTGACTCTACCATGA
- the hypD gene encoding hydrogenase formation protein HypD has product MKYIDEYRSQELVRSLTERLHAKISRPVRIMEVCGTHTIAIFRHGLRRMLPEQIELISGPGCPVCVTPSGVIDAFIDLAGRKDILITTFGDMIRVPGTTGSLAQARAAGADVHIVYSPMDALELARHNPHKLVVFLAVGFETTTPTIGATVLEAARRNMDNFCIFPAAKVIPPPLRALMEDPKLQVDGLLCPGHVSVILGSRAYGFLVEEFGLACAVAGFEPTDILLAITSLVNQVQSGHPTVDNCYGRAVAPEGNRKAREIVDQVFKPVDSDWRGLGPIPASGLGLREEYGAFDITRRLEIPIVNSGEPPGCRCGEILKGICQPPDCPLFGRACSPASPIGPCMVSTEGTCAAWHRYGTLD; this is encoded by the coding sequence ATGAAATACATAGACGAATACCGCAGCCAGGAACTGGTTCGCTCGCTGACAGAGAGACTCCATGCCAAGATCAGCCGGCCGGTGCGGATCATGGAGGTCTGCGGCACCCACACCATTGCCATATTCCGGCATGGACTGCGCCGGATGCTGCCGGAGCAGATCGAACTCATCTCTGGACCCGGCTGCCCGGTCTGCGTCACCCCGTCGGGAGTGATCGACGCCTTTATCGACCTGGCCGGCAGAAAAGACATCCTCATCACCACCTTTGGCGACATGATCCGGGTCCCGGGAACAACCGGTTCCCTGGCCCAGGCCCGGGCCGCTGGCGCCGATGTCCATATTGTCTACTCACCCATGGACGCCCTGGAGCTGGCCCGGCACAACCCGCACAAGCTGGTCGTCTTTCTGGCCGTGGGATTTGAAACCACCACCCCCACCATTGGTGCCACTGTCCTTGAAGCGGCCCGCAGGAACATGGACAACTTCTGCATCTTCCCAGCCGCCAAGGTCATCCCCCCACCGCTCCGGGCCCTGATGGAGGACCCCAAGCTCCAGGTGGACGGCCTGCTCTGCCCGGGTCACGTCTCGGTTATCCTCGGCTCCAGGGCCTATGGTTTCCTGGTAGAGGAATTCGGTCTGGCCTGCGCGGTGGCCGGCTTCGAGCCCACCGACATCCTCCTGGCCATCACCTCGCTTGTCAACCAGGTGCAAAGCGGCCACCCCACAGTGGACAACTGCTATGGCCGGGCCGTGGCCCCGGAGGGCAACCGGAAGGCGCGGGAGATTGTCGACCAGGTCTTCAAGCCGGTGGACAGCGACTGGCGCGGACTCGGCCCCATCCCGGCAAGCGGCCTTGGCTTGCGTGAAGAGTACGGGGCATTTGACATCACCCGCAGACTGGAGATCCCCATCGTCAACAGTGGTGAACCTCCGGGCTGCCGGTGTGGCGAAATCCTCAAGGGTATCTGCCAGCCGCCGGACTGCCCGCTCTTTGGCCGCGCCTGCTCGCCCGCTTCGCCCATCGGGCCCTGCATGGTGTCCACCGAGGGTACCTGCGCTGCCTGGCACCGCTACGGCACCCTGGACTGA
- the hemG gene encoding protoporphyrinogen oxidase, with product MKRTYNTIIVGAGLSGLSLAWFLLQQKPDHRILIVEKQKQVGGAIRTYRSNGFLVEGGPHGLLDNCQASRDLLKGIRLEPLIQSAPLDVFSRYICQHGTLQRIPQTAITILKSNILPLSAKLRVLADLWKKPLPGEPSVRDWAEYRFGRHLYPFVDAALTGTFSGDPDRIKIDAIMPGIRKLERQHGSVILGLLKKHSARNGRGGNKLPAMINFPEGMGQLIAALIANLLIRCDLIFEHEINSFRRHGNLWEINGPDDNLYCNNLVLALPTNTSLQIASRNRGISPPPLPSLPEARIVNVALGYPDEGQLPPGFGYLAPEQEKRFALGALFSSNMFPGRTPPGHILLEVLIGGRRHPERLALDDETLVNMVLQDITQLLPLSREPVFCKVFRSSSGIPQLEDGYIQLLEWQKQVMVDNPGLHICGFGWGGIGINDMITEARHTAETILAGSAVSTLNHKPESVYF from the coding sequence ATGAAAAGAACGTATAATACTATTATAGTAGGAGCCGGCCTCAGTGGTCTCAGCCTTGCCTGGTTTCTCCTGCAGCAGAAACCCGATCACCGGATACTGATCGTCGAAAAGCAGAAACAGGTTGGAGGAGCCATACGAACATATCGCAGTAATGGATTTCTTGTTGAGGGAGGACCACATGGCTTGCTCGACAACTGCCAGGCAAGCAGGGACCTGCTCAAGGGGATACGCCTGGAGCCATTAATCCAGAGCGCGCCACTTGATGTATTTTCCAGGTATATATGTCAGCATGGCACGCTGCAACGTATCCCGCAGACCGCAATCACCATTCTCAAGTCGAATATCCTGCCCCTGTCCGCAAAGCTCCGAGTACTGGCAGACCTGTGGAAAAAACCGCTCCCTGGAGAACCGTCGGTGCGTGATTGGGCCGAGTATCGTTTTGGCCGTCACCTTTATCCCTTTGTCGATGCCGCTCTTACAGGTACGTTCTCCGGTGATCCGGACCGAATTAAAATCGACGCCATAATGCCTGGAATCAGAAAACTGGAACGGCAGCATGGTTCGGTTATTCTGGGACTCCTTAAAAAACACTCGGCACGCAATGGACGGGGCGGCAACAAGCTGCCTGCCATGATTAATTTTCCCGAAGGCATGGGGCAGCTCATTGCAGCGCTGATCGCCAACCTTCTCATTCGCTGCGACTTGATTTTTGAACATGAAATCAACTCGTTCCGGCGACACGGAAATCTGTGGGAGATAAATGGCCCCGACGACAACCTATACTGCAACAATCTTGTCCTGGCTCTCCCGACAAATACGTCACTGCAGATCGCTTCCAGAAACAGAGGAATCTCGCCCCCTCCACTCCCCTCCCTGCCCGAGGCAAGGATTGTCAATGTTGCGCTCGGCTATCCAGACGAGGGTCAACTGCCACCAGGTTTTGGCTACCTGGCCCCGGAACAGGAAAAACGATTTGCTCTCGGCGCCCTGTTTTCAAGTAATATGTTTCCTGGAAGGACACCTCCGGGTCATATCCTGCTGGAAGTGCTGATCGGTGGTCGTCGCCATCCCGAACGGCTCGCCCTGGATGACGAAACCCTTGTCAATATGGTACTTCAGGATATCACTCAGCTGCTGCCGCTCTCCCGGGAACCGGTGTTTTGCAAAGTGTTCCGTTCCAGTTCCGGTATCCCCCAGCTTGAAGACGGATACATTCAGCTATTGGAATGGCAGAAACAAGTCATGGTCGACAATCCAGGACTGCACATCTGCGGTTTTGGCTGGGGTGGCATTGGGATAAACGATATGATAACCGAAGCCCGCCATACGGCAGAGACGATTCTTGCAGGCAGTGCTGTTTCGACCTTAAACCATAAACCTGAATCCGTGTATTTCTGA
- a CDS encoding phosphate-starvation-inducible PsiE family protein yields the protein MEMEKQSPPGKKATLDIWLQSAYLSVQRALYGLVTVALIIAAALVLFDALRSFTELLHVPDTTIAHVSLVAVDRLLLALMFLEIMHTIQIIFGEEFHLACVEPFLLVGIIAFIRRMLIISLELSHGENGGHEYFQDFMIETVVLGLMVFLFIFAVVLLRWDRKRKKTAS from the coding sequence ATGGAAATGGAAAAGCAATCTCCACCTGGAAAAAAGGCAACCCTTGATATCTGGCTTCAGTCCGCCTACCTCTCTGTACAGCGTGCTCTTTACGGCCTGGTCACCGTCGCCCTCATTATCGCCGCCGCGCTTGTGCTCTTTGATGCCCTGAGAAGTTTCACCGAACTGCTGCACGTACCTGACACGACGATCGCCCATGTATCACTGGTGGCGGTGGACCGGTTGCTCCTTGCGTTAATGTTTCTGGAAATCATGCACACCATACAGATTATATTTGGAGAAGAGTTTCATCTCGCCTGTGTGGAACCTTTTTTGCTGGTAGGCATCATTGCCTTTATCCGGAGAATGCTGATCATCTCTCTGGAGCTCTCCCATGGAGAAAACGGTGGGCATGAATATTTCCAGGACTTCATGATCGAAACGGTTGTGCTTGGGCTGATGGTTTTCCTGTTCATTTTCGCGGTGGTTCTGCTGCGATGGGACAGAAAAAGAAAAAAAACAGCATCCTGA